The following coding sequences lie in one Alphaproteobacteria bacterium genomic window:
- a CDS encoding 2-dehydropantoate 2-reductase: protein MRFCVIGAGAIGGVLAGRLARAGAEVTAVVRNPAHRDAIAQTGLTLVDPSGAAHVVRNLRAVSVCAEAGPQDAVILALKAHQIAGVCPAIRALFGPKTMVLTLQNGIPWWYFQRHGGRFEGYCLAALDPGGAIGATIEPERVVGAVAYFAGEVLGPGRVRHGGGARLPVGELDGKHTSRAAALAAELVRAGFESPVLDDIRGEIWFKVWANACFNPIGALTHATIDRIASDAQARELLIAMMGEARAVAAKLGVRFRQTAEERIAIVAKVAGHKPSMLQDVEAGKALEIEALAGVLVELGRLTGTPTPRFDAVYACAKLLDKVVADGRVGFLATRNATA, encoded by the coding sequence ATGCGGTTTTGCGTGATCGGGGCCGGTGCGATAGGCGGGGTGCTGGCCGGCAGGCTTGCCAGAGCGGGTGCGGAAGTGACCGCCGTCGTACGAAATCCGGCGCACCGGGACGCGATTGCACAAACGGGCCTCACCCTCGTCGATCCCTCGGGCGCTGCCCATGTCGTGCGAAATTTGCGCGCCGTGTCCGTTTGCGCCGAGGCGGGTCCCCAGGACGCGGTCATTCTTGCGCTCAAGGCGCACCAGATTGCCGGCGTCTGTCCCGCGATCCGCGCATTGTTCGGGCCGAAGACGATGGTCTTGACGCTTCAGAACGGCATTCCCTGGTGGTACTTCCAGCGCCATGGCGGCCGCTTCGAGGGATATTGCCTCGCAGCGCTCGATCCCGGCGGCGCAATCGGTGCCACGATCGAGCCCGAACGGGTCGTCGGGGCCGTCGCCTATTTCGCCGGGGAGGTCTTGGGGCCTGGTCGCGTGCGCCACGGCGGCGGCGCTCGCTTGCCCGTGGGCGAACTCGACGGCAAACACACTTCGAGGGCTGCAGCCCTTGCCGCGGAATTGGTTCGCGCGGGCTTCGAATCCCCCGTCCTCGACGACATCCGCGGTGAGATCTGGTTCAAGGTGTGGGCCAATGCGTGCTTCAACCCGATTGGCGCCCTCACCCACGCAACGATCGACCGGATCGCATCCGACGCGCAAGCGCGCGAGCTTCTGATCGCCATGATGGGCGAAGCGCGTGCGGTTGCCGCAAAGCTCGGCGTCCGATTCCGCCAGACGGCCGAGGAGCGGATCGCCATCGTGGCGAAAGTCGCCGGCCACAAGCCTTCGATGCTGCAGGATGTCGAGGCCGGCAAGGCGCTCGAAATCGAAGCGCTCGCCGGCGTGCTCGTCGAGCTTGGCCGGCTCACCGGAACGCCCACGCCGCGTTTCGACGCGGTCTATGCGTGCGCCAAGCTGCTCGACAAGGTGGTCGCGGACGGCCGGGTGGGATTTCTTGCCACGCGGAATGCAACTGCTTGA
- a CDS encoding amidohydrolase family protein: MTVIDIHTHMLSQSWFELLKNKGAPRFEVKRSKDYPAPLGIYSDGAPFMTPQPGHFDYKLRLAQMDEARVDLAVVSLTAPNCYWGNAETSLEAARLVNDDMAEAQRTYPSRIRWLASLPWEHPTLAVAELDRACKKGAVGVMVLANVADRSLTEPHFEPIWQEIDKRGLPVLVHPTAPPGVKHLDMRSYNLVAQIGFMFDTSLAVARMIYDGFLDRYPAIKIIASHGGAALPYLAGRMDICFDNMVAVREKIAAPPREYLSRIYYDSVVYRQDALEMCVNVGGEDKVMYGSDWPHNIGDMKGCLGRVNSLPVRARRAVSSANAERIFKL; encoded by the coding sequence ATGACCGTCATCGATATCCACACCCATATGTTGAGCCAATCCTGGTTCGAGCTTTTGAAGAACAAGGGCGCGCCGCGCTTCGAGGTGAAACGCAGCAAGGATTATCCGGCCCCCCTCGGCATCTACTCCGACGGCGCACCCTTCATGACGCCGCAGCCCGGCCATTTCGACTACAAGCTTCGCCTCGCCCAGATGGATGAGGCGCGCGTCGATCTGGCCGTCGTCTCTCTCACAGCACCCAACTGCTATTGGGGCAATGCGGAGACGAGCCTCGAGGCGGCCCGGCTCGTCAATGACGACATGGCCGAAGCCCAGCGCACCTACCCGAGCCGAATTCGCTGGCTTGCGTCGCTGCCGTGGGAGCACCCGACACTGGCGGTCGCCGAATTGGATCGCGCATGCAAGAAGGGTGCTGTTGGCGTCATGGTGTTGGCCAATGTCGCCGACCGCTCGCTGACCGAGCCGCACTTCGAGCCGATTTGGCAGGAGATCGACAAGCGGGGCCTCCCCGTCCTCGTGCACCCGACGGCCCCGCCCGGGGTCAAGCATCTTGACATGCGCAGCTACAATCTCGTCGCCCAGATCGGCTTCATGTTCGATACCTCCCTCGCCGTCGCGCGCATGATCTATGACGGCTTTCTCGATCGCTATCCCGCGATCAAGATCATCGCCTCCCACGGCGGTGCCGCCCTTCCCTACCTCGCTGGCCGCATGGATATCTGCTTCGACAACATGGTCGCCGTGCGCGAGAAGATTGCCGCGCCGCCGCGCGAGTACCTGAGCCGCATCTATTACGATTCGGTCGTCTACCGCCAGGACGCGCTCGAGATGTGCGTGAATGTGGGCGGGGAGGACAAGGTGATGTACGGCTCGGACTGGCCGCACAACATCGGCGACATGAAGGGCTGCCTCGGCCGCGTCAATTCATTGCCGGTGCGTGCGCGCAGGGCGGTCAGCAGCGCAAACGCCGAACGCATTTTCAAGCTCTGA
- a CDS encoding protein-L-isoaspartate(D-aspartate) O-methyltransferase: MSDMQFTALRAIMVQEILAHAQFAREQIGKDQLDRAVIDALGRVPRHDFVPAQLREYAYADSPLPIGYGKTISQPFIVALMTDLLEMRPSDRVLEVGTGLGYQAAILAELAAQIFTVEIVEELFEEASARLKRLGYKNVELKRGDGHYGWPEHGPFDKIIVTAAPELVPPPLLVQLKSGGRMVIPAGISDAQQLMLVTKDESGRTSIREILPVRFSVFELGEREA, encoded by the coding sequence ATGAGCGATATGCAGTTCACGGCCCTTCGAGCTATCATGGTCCAGGAAATCCTGGCTCACGCGCAATTCGCTCGCGAACAGATCGGCAAGGACCAGCTCGACCGCGCGGTGATCGACGCGCTCGGACGCGTGCCGCGGCACGATTTCGTGCCCGCCCAGCTTCGTGAGTACGCCTACGCGGACTCGCCCCTCCCGATCGGCTACGGGAAGACGATCTCCCAACCCTTCATTGTCGCACTCATGACCGATCTCCTCGAGATGCGGCCGAGCGACAGGGTACTCGAGGTCGGAACGGGCCTCGGCTACCAGGCGGCGATCCTTGCAGAGCTTGCAGCGCAGATCTTCACGGTCGAGATCGTCGAAGAACTGTTCGAGGAAGCGAGTGCCCGCTTAAAACGCCTCGGCTACAAGAACGTCGAGCTAAAGCGCGGCGACGGACACTACGGCTGGCCCGAGCATGGCCCCTTTGACAAGATCATCGTGACCGCAGCACCGGAGCTGGTGCCCCCACCGCTCCTGGTCCAGCTCAAGTCCGGCGGCCGCATGGTCATTCCCGCTGGCATCTCCGACGCCCAGCAGCTCATGCTCGTCACCAAGGACGAATCGGGGCGGACAAGCATCCGGGAAATCCTGCCAGTGCGCTTCTCCGTCTTCGAGCTTGGCGAGCGCGAGGCGTAA